A genomic window from Nocardioides jiangxiensis includes:
- a CDS encoding shikimate dehydrogenase encodes MKCAVLGDPIAHSLSPVLHRAGYAALGMDWTYRTKRVPAGGLAAFVAERGPEWRGLSLTMPLKREAMPLADTITDRARLAGAANTLVLDNGTVHADNTDIPGAVAAIHERFDGRLLAATVLGGGATATSTALALCDLGVTEIRFLVRSPERAAETVAAVHRHPSAPTIIVGSLADDFAEGDILVSTIPVEAQTPDLISRCDDVAVTFEVLYHPWPTPLARAAQGVLVSGLDLLVHQAGIQFSLFTGHEAPLAEMRAAGEAELGARNLL; translated from the coding sequence ATGAAGTGTGCCGTCCTGGGCGACCCGATCGCCCACTCGCTCTCGCCGGTCCTGCACCGGGCCGGCTACGCAGCCCTCGGCATGGACTGGACCTACCGCACCAAGCGGGTCCCGGCCGGCGGTCTCGCTGCCTTCGTCGCCGAGCGCGGGCCGGAGTGGCGCGGCCTCTCGCTGACCATGCCGCTCAAGCGCGAGGCCATGCCGCTGGCGGACACGATCACCGACCGCGCCCGGCTGGCAGGTGCGGCCAACACCCTGGTCCTCGACAACGGCACGGTCCACGCCGACAACACCGACATCCCCGGTGCGGTGGCGGCGATCCACGAGCGCTTCGACGGACGCCTGCTCGCCGCGACGGTGCTGGGAGGTGGCGCCACCGCGACGTCGACGGCGCTCGCCCTGTGCGACCTGGGCGTCACCGAGATCCGCTTCCTGGTCCGCTCGCCGGAGCGGGCTGCCGAGACCGTCGCCGCCGTGCACCGGCACCCCTCGGCGCCGACGATCATCGTCGGGTCGCTTGCCGACGACTTCGCCGAGGGCGACATCCTGGTCTCGACCATCCCGGTCGAGGCACAGACGCCGGACCTGATCTCCCGGTGCGACGACGTCGCGGTCACGTTCGAGGTGCTGTACCACCCGTGGCCGACGCCGCTGGCACGTGCGGCCCAGGGCGTCCTCGTGTCGGGCCTGGACCTCCTCGTGCACCAGGCCGGGATCCAGTTCTCGCTCTTCACCGGCCACGAGGCTCCACTCGCAGAGATGCGCGCGGCCGGCGAGGCCGAGCTCGGCGCGCGGAACCTCCTCTGA
- a CDS encoding prepilin peptidase, whose product MHLVVAAWCAAVAGLLGLLVPRLVRALPEPAPDSPSATDKVPYADLAAAPGLLWKAALASAAAGAVVGGALGADWALLFLLYLCPVGVALGYVDWRLRLLPTALIRPSYLVVGVLVVAAGLLAGEPRRLLGALVGLAVLRALYWLLWRFTPGMGFGDVRLSGVIGLALGYLGAPALLVGGYAGFVLGVVLWVPMRLLRLTTDRSFPFGPFMLLGVLVGVVWQAVS is encoded by the coding sequence ATGCACCTCGTGGTCGCCGCCTGGTGTGCCGCGGTCGCGGGCCTCCTCGGCCTGCTGGTGCCCCGTCTCGTCCGGGCGCTTCCCGAACCGGCACCCGACAGCCCGTCGGCCACCGACAAGGTCCCGTACGCCGACCTCGCGGCCGCCCCGGGCCTCCTCTGGAAGGCAGCCCTCGCCTCCGCAGCAGCCGGGGCCGTGGTGGGTGGGGCACTGGGCGCGGACTGGGCCCTGCTCTTCCTGCTCTACCTCTGCCCGGTCGGTGTGGCGCTCGGCTACGTCGACTGGCGCCTGCGGCTGCTGCCCACGGCGCTGATCCGGCCGTCGTACCTCGTGGTGGGGGTGCTCGTCGTCGCTGCGGGCCTGCTGGCGGGGGAGCCGCGGCGCCTCCTCGGCGCGCTGGTCGGGCTCGCGGTGCTCCGCGCGCTCTACTGGCTGCTCTGGCGCTTCACGCCCGGCATGGGCTTCGGCGACGTCCGGCTCTCCGGCGTGATCGGCCTCGCCCTCGGCTACCTCGGTGCCCCTGCGCTCCTGGTCGGTGGCTACGCCGGGTTCGTGCTGGGCGTTGTGCTGTGGGTGCCCATGCGGCTGCTCCGGCTGACCACGGACCGGTCGTTCCCGTTCGGTCCGTTCATGCTGCTGGGCGTGCTCGTGGGCGTTGTCTGGCAGGCCGTGTCCTAG
- a CDS encoding DUF4184 family protein, with product MTLAHPAAVLPFARTRLPLPALVAGSMLPDIPVFLGMPHLYEVSHSIRGVLGIDMVATCLAVVLWIGVWREAVLDMAPGAVRRRFAPPRRPALDWWLLVPVAAWVGAGTHVLWDAFTHGGRWGPRHLAWLDDRWHGYLAYRWLQYGSSVVGLAIVVGALVTAVARRSPRGDTRARRLPPATLPAIAVIGLTAGLAGAIRSAHRGLHDMAFNGVVDSIMTTTALVALACLLWQASRLLSPARTRPGRTR from the coding sequence ATGACACTCGCCCACCCGGCGGCTGTCCTGCCCTTCGCGAGGACGCGCCTCCCCCTGCCGGCGCTGGTCGCAGGCTCGATGCTGCCCGACATCCCGGTCTTCCTCGGCATGCCGCACCTCTACGAGGTGTCACACAGCATCCGTGGGGTCCTCGGCATCGACATGGTGGCGACCTGCCTCGCCGTCGTGCTGTGGATCGGTGTCTGGCGGGAGGCGGTGCTCGACATGGCGCCTGGCGCGGTCCGACGCCGCTTCGCCCCGCCGCGACGACCGGCGCTCGACTGGTGGCTGCTGGTCCCCGTCGCGGCCTGGGTGGGCGCAGGCACCCACGTGCTGTGGGATGCGTTCACCCACGGCGGTCGCTGGGGGCCGCGGCACCTCGCGTGGCTCGACGACCGCTGGCACGGCTACCTGGCCTACCGGTGGCTGCAGTACGGCTCGAGCGTGGTCGGGCTCGCCATCGTCGTCGGCGCACTGGTGACGGCCGTGGCGCGGCGTTCGCCCCGCGGAGATACCCGTGCCCGTCGCCTCCCGCCTGCCACGCTTCCCGCCATCGCGGTCATCGGGCTGACGGCAGGCCTGGCCGGCGCCATCCGGTCGGCGCACCGGGGGCTCCACGACATGGCGTTCAACGGCGTGGTCGACAGCATCATGACGACGACCGCCCTGGTCGCACTGGCCTGCCTGCTCTGGCAGGCCAGCCGCCTGCTCAGTCCAGCTCGTACACGACCTGGACGGACACGCTGA
- a CDS encoding SIMPL domain-containing protein: MTSPRALIGGVAALVVLLVLGVLGAYALGAKGHDKPGSESVTVAGSGKVTVVPDLLIADLTIHVTRDTNAAALADGNAIEAKVTAALQKAGVAKKDIRTTGFSVNPHYDYSRGGERQAGYDADHSIRVYARDLDTAGKVIGDAVTAGGNAVRVQGTRLTLSDKDAAMAEAREKAMKDAKARAKAYAAAGGRDLGEVVTIRENSASAGYQPAAIDGFDAKASAAGAAVPIEPGEQKLSVSVQVVYELD, translated from the coding sequence ATGACCAGTCCACGTGCCCTCATCGGCGGGGTCGCCGCCCTCGTCGTCCTGCTCGTGCTCGGGGTGCTGGGTGCCTATGCGCTCGGCGCCAAGGGACACGACAAGCCCGGCAGCGAGTCCGTCACCGTCGCGGGCTCGGGCAAGGTCACGGTGGTGCCCGACCTGCTGATCGCCGACCTCACCATCCACGTCACGCGGGACACCAACGCCGCCGCCCTCGCCGACGGCAACGCGATCGAGGCGAAGGTCACCGCCGCGCTCCAGAAGGCCGGTGTCGCGAAGAAGGACATCCGGACCACCGGCTTCTCGGTCAACCCGCACTACGACTACAGCCGCGGCGGGGAGCGCCAGGCCGGCTACGACGCGGACCACTCGATCCGCGTCTACGCGCGCGACCTCGACACCGCGGGCAAGGTCATCGGTGACGCGGTCACGGCGGGCGGCAACGCGGTCCGGGTACAGGGCACCCGACTCACCCTCTCGGACAAGGACGCCGCCATGGCCGAGGCCCGCGAGAAGGCGATGAAGGACGCGAAGGCGCGGGCGAAGGCGTACGCCGCCGCAGGCGGGCGCGACCTGGGCGAGGTCGTCACCATCCGCGAGAACAGCGCCTCGGCCGGCTACCAGCCCGCGGCGATCGACGGATTCGACGCCAAGGCGTCGGCCGCCGGCGCCGCCGTGCCGATCGAGCCCGGCGAGCAGAAGCTCAGCGTGTCCGTCCAGGTCGTGTACGAGCTGGACTGA
- the mltG gene encoding endolytic transglycosylase MltG, with translation MTEQQPEQPIEQPATPEPHPAGQHRSPAGHHGDLGAALGFSHDVSGGHRGGRKRVGGGCLLLLVLIVLMGGAVVAGGIVGLDRIKEQFQGPEDYSGNGTTPVLVEVAAGDTADQIGVKLRDAGVVKSAQAYIDYARAHADASSQIQVGFYEVRKEMSAEAAFAVLSDPANQRTDKVTVPEGLRVVDVVALLVKHTDFSKAQFQKVLDHPGQLGLPAYAKGNPEGYLFPATYAFAPNARPVDMLKEMVARWRQAADKVDLEASAKRLGYTPGELMTVAALVEAEGRGDDMPKIARVIYNRIEHPGTAGTVGKLQIDATVNYALGRTGVAHTSNADLDVASPYNTYRNAGLPPGPIEAPGDDALAAAAHPATGDWYYYVTVNLRTGETKFASTAAEFAKYKAEFQHYCATESDRC, from the coding sequence GTGACCGAGCAGCAGCCGGAGCAGCCGATCGAGCAGCCGGCCACCCCGGAGCCCCACCCCGCGGGCCAGCACCGCTCGCCCGCCGGACACCACGGTGACCTCGGCGCGGCCCTGGGCTTCTCGCACGACGTCAGCGGCGGTCACAGGGGCGGGCGCAAGCGCGTCGGCGGGGGCTGCCTGCTCCTGCTCGTCCTCATCGTCCTCATGGGCGGTGCCGTCGTCGCCGGCGGCATCGTCGGCCTCGACCGCATCAAGGAGCAGTTCCAGGGCCCGGAGGACTACTCCGGCAACGGCACGACCCCGGTCCTCGTCGAGGTCGCAGCCGGTGACACCGCCGACCAGATCGGCGTGAAGCTGCGTGACGCGGGCGTGGTGAAGTCGGCACAGGCCTACATCGACTACGCCCGCGCGCATGCCGACGCCTCCTCGCAGATCCAGGTGGGCTTCTACGAGGTCCGCAAGGAGATGAGCGCCGAGGCGGCGTTCGCGGTCCTCAGCGATCCGGCCAACCAGCGCACGGACAAGGTGACCGTCCCCGAGGGGCTCCGCGTCGTCGACGTCGTCGCCCTGCTGGTCAAGCACACCGACTTCTCCAAGGCGCAGTTCCAGAAGGTCCTGGACCACCCCGGGCAGCTCGGCCTGCCGGCGTACGCCAAGGGAAACCCGGAGGGCTACCTCTTCCCGGCGACCTACGCCTTCGCGCCCAACGCCAGGCCGGTCGACATGCTCAAGGAGATGGTCGCGCGCTGGCGCCAGGCCGCCGACAAGGTCGACCTCGAGGCGTCCGCCAAGCGCCTGGGCTACACGCCCGGCGAGCTGATGACGGTGGCGGCTCTCGTGGAGGCGGAGGGCCGCGGCGACGACATGCCCAAGATCGCCCGGGTCATCTACAACCGCATCGAGCACCCCGGCACGGCCGGCACGGTCGGCAAGCTCCAGATCGACGCGACGGTCAACTACGCGCTCGGCCGGACCGGCGTGGCCCACACCTCCAACGCCGACCTCGACGTGGCGAGCCCGTACAACACCTATCGCAACGCCGGCCTGCCGCCGGGCCCGATCGAGGCTCCGGGCGACGACGCGCTCGCTGCAGCGGCCCACCCCGCCACCGGTGACTGGTACTACTACGTGACGGTCAACCTGCGCACGGGGGAGACCAAGTTCGCCTCGACAGCGGCTGAGTTCGCGAAGTACAAGGCCGAGTTCCAGCACTACTGCGCGACCGAGTCGGACCGCTGCTGA
- a CDS encoding RNA polymerase sigma factor translates to MKRDDALVECAKRGDPDAWRELYRSHAGRLVVWLQSRSSSDAALSCEDIASEAWLVAASRVQEFSGSSDEFAGWLFGIARNHVLNLHRRAGRRRTEPDGGVAAGSLLARDDIAAYDGLDAVRRHLAVLPDREREVVACLEVVGLDVAGTAAALGISATAVRVARHRGLKKLRGATT, encoded by the coding sequence GTGAAGCGGGACGACGCACTCGTCGAGTGCGCGAAGCGAGGTGACCCCGACGCCTGGCGCGAGCTCTACCGGAGCCACGCCGGGCGCCTCGTCGTCTGGCTGCAGAGCCGGTCGTCCAGCGATGCGGCCCTCTCCTGCGAGGACATCGCGAGCGAGGCCTGGCTGGTCGCCGCGAGCCGCGTGCAGGAGTTCAGCGGCTCGTCCGACGAGTTCGCCGGCTGGCTCTTCGGCATCGCACGCAACCACGTGCTGAACCTGCATCGACGCGCGGGCCGGCGCCGCACCGAGCCCGACGGCGGAGTGGCGGCCGGAAGCCTGCTCGCCCGCGACGACATCGCGGCGTACGACGGGCTGGACGCGGTCCGCCGTCACCTCGCCGTGCTCCCGGACCGCGAGCGCGAGGTGGTGGCGTGCCTCGAGGTCGTCGGCCTCGACGTCGCCGGTACCGCGGCGGCACTCGGCATCTCCGCCACCGCGGTCCGGGTCGCCCGCCACCGAGGTCTGAAGAAGCTGCGCGGAGCCACCACCTAG
- the aroC gene encoding chorismate synthase translates to MLRWLTAGESHGPSLTAILEGLPAHVEVTSADIADSLARRRLGYGRGARMAFEQDVVTITGGVRHGKTQGGPIALSVGNSEWPKWETVMSADPVDPSLLKETGRNAKLTRPRPGHADLVGMQKYDFDEARPILERASARETAARVALGRVASNFLQQVLDIEIVSHVIELGGVRTTGTDLPVFADVEKLDADPVRCLDAASSAAMVARIDEAHKSGDTLGGVVEVVVYGLPQGLGSHVHWDRRLDARLAAAMMGIQAIKGVEIGDGFELAATPGSLAHDEIVKDENGTIRRTSGRAGGTEGGMSTGEVLRVRAAMKPIATVPRALKTIDVATGEEAVAHHQRSDVCAVPAAGIVAEAMVALVLADAVIEKFGGDSVQETRRNAQAYLDAINFK, encoded by the coding sequence ATGCTTCGCTGGCTCACTGCGGGCGAGTCCCACGGACCGTCGCTCACTGCAATCCTCGAAGGTCTCCCGGCACACGTCGAGGTGACCTCGGCCGACATCGCCGACTCCCTGGCCCGTCGCCGCCTCGGCTACGGCCGCGGTGCGCGCATGGCGTTCGAGCAGGACGTCGTGACGATCACCGGCGGCGTCCGCCACGGCAAGACCCAGGGCGGCCCGATCGCGCTCAGCGTCGGCAACTCCGAGTGGCCCAAGTGGGAGACGGTCATGTCCGCCGACCCGGTGGACCCGTCGCTGCTCAAGGAGACCGGTCGCAACGCCAAGCTGACCCGTCCGCGCCCGGGCCACGCCGACCTCGTGGGCATGCAGAAGTACGACTTCGACGAGGCCCGGCCGATCCTCGAGCGCGCCTCCGCGCGTGAGACCGCAGCTCGGGTGGCGCTCGGCCGCGTCGCCAGCAACTTCCTCCAGCAGGTCCTCGACATCGAGATCGTCAGCCACGTCATCGAGCTCGGTGGCGTACGCACGACCGGCACCGACCTGCCGGTCTTCGCCGACGTCGAGAAGCTCGACGCCGACCCGGTCCGGTGCCTCGACGCCGCGTCGTCGGCGGCGATGGTCGCCCGTATCGACGAGGCCCACAAGTCCGGTGACACCCTCGGCGGTGTCGTCGAGGTCGTCGTCTACGGCCTGCCGCAGGGCCTCGGCTCGCACGTCCACTGGGACCGTCGTCTCGACGCGCGTCTGGCCGCGGCGATGATGGGCATCCAGGCGATCAAGGGCGTCGAGATCGGCGACGGCTTCGAGCTGGCCGCCACCCCGGGCTCGCTGGCGCACGACGAGATCGTCAAGGACGAGAACGGCACCATCCGGCGTACGTCGGGTCGGGCCGGCGGCACCGAGGGCGGCATGTCGACCGGCGAGGTGCTCCGCGTCCGCGCTGCGATGAAGCCGATCGCCACCGTCCCGCGCGCACTGAAGACGATCGACGTCGCCACCGGCGAGGAGGCCGTCGCCCACCACCAGCGCTCGGACGTCTGTGCCGTCCCGGCCGCGGGCATCGTCGCCGAGGCGATGGTGGCCCTCGTCCTGGCCGACGCCGTCATCGAGAAGTTCGGTGGCGACTCCGTGCAGGAGACGCGCCGCAACGCGCAGGCGTACCTCGACGCCATCAACTTCAAGTGA
- a CDS encoding type II 3-dehydroquinate dehydratase: MRRVLVLNGPNLGRLGRRQPEIYGTTTHDQLADLCAQWGTDLGLLVETRQTNHEGVMLDWLNEAADDATPVVLNAAAWTHYSWAIFDACAQLVAPLVEVHISDPKQRPEEFRHTSVVTPYAAAVIAGQGIDGYRQALELLARG, encoded by the coding sequence ATGCGACGCGTGCTGGTCCTCAACGGACCGAACCTCGGGCGCCTCGGACGCCGCCAGCCGGAGATCTACGGCACGACCACCCACGACCAGCTCGCCGACCTCTGCGCGCAGTGGGGGACCGACCTGGGCCTCCTGGTGGAGACCCGGCAGACCAACCACGAGGGCGTCATGCTCGACTGGCTCAACGAGGCTGCCGACGACGCGACGCCGGTGGTCCTCAACGCGGCCGCCTGGACGCACTACTCGTGGGCGATCTTCGATGCGTGCGCCCAGCTCGTCGCCCCGCTGGTGGAGGTGCACATCTCCGACCCGAAGCAGCGGCCGGAGGAGTTCCGGCACACCTCCGTGGTCACGCCGTACGCCGCTGCGGTGATCGCCGGCCAGGGCATCGACGGCTATCGCCAGGCGCTGGAGCTGCTGGCGAGAGGCTGA
- the aroB gene encoding 3-dehydroquinate synthase: protein MSNDITLHVGGAAPYDVVIGRGLADRLPGLLGEGVQRVAFLYAAELAELAEPVLDVLRPLYDVLALGLPSGEQTKDADIIVQCWEALGEAGFTRSDAVVTFGGGATTDAGGFVAASWLRGVKVVHVPTTLLAMVDAAVGGKTGINTAAGKNLVGAFHEPSGVLVDLDTLLTLPRQELVAGFGEVIKCGFIADPEILALVEADPGAATDPAGEVLPELVQRAIQVKIDVVVDDLKETGGRDGHPGREALNYGHTMAHAIERAEGYTMRHGEAVAIGCVFIAELARLTGHIDDELAARHAAAFASVGLPISYDRASFEDLLAAMRVDKKSRGNTLRFVVLDEIGKPVVLSGPSEEHLRAAYDVMAGATRQEA from the coding sequence ATGAGCAACGACATCACGCTGCACGTCGGCGGTGCCGCACCGTACGACGTGGTGATCGGGCGCGGCCTCGCCGACCGCCTGCCCGGCCTGCTGGGTGAGGGCGTCCAGCGTGTCGCGTTCCTCTACGCGGCCGAGCTCGCCGAGCTCGCCGAGCCGGTGCTGGACGTCCTCCGCCCGCTGTACGACGTGCTCGCGCTCGGTCTGCCCAGCGGCGAGCAGACCAAGGACGCCGACATCATCGTGCAGTGCTGGGAGGCGCTCGGAGAGGCCGGCTTCACCCGGTCGGACGCGGTCGTCACCTTCGGTGGCGGCGCGACGACCGATGCCGGCGGCTTCGTGGCCGCGTCGTGGCTGCGCGGCGTGAAGGTGGTCCACGTGCCGACCACGCTGCTGGCCATGGTCGACGCGGCAGTTGGCGGCAAGACCGGCATCAACACCGCCGCGGGGAAGAACCTCGTGGGAGCGTTCCACGAGCCGTCGGGCGTGCTGGTCGACCTCGACACGCTGCTCACGCTGCCTCGGCAGGAGCTCGTCGCGGGCTTCGGAGAGGTGATCAAGTGCGGCTTCATCGCCGACCCCGAGATCCTCGCGCTCGTCGAGGCGGACCCGGGAGCGGCCACGGACCCTGCCGGCGAGGTGCTGCCGGAACTGGTGCAGCGCGCGATCCAGGTCAAGATCGACGTCGTCGTCGATGACCTCAAGGAGACCGGCGGCCGCGACGGCCATCCGGGCCGCGAGGCGCTCAACTACGGCCACACGATGGCGCACGCCATCGAGCGCGCCGAGGGCTACACGATGCGGCACGGCGAGGCGGTCGCCATCGGCTGCGTCTTCATCGCCGAGCTCGCGCGGCTCACCGGCCACATCGACGACGAGCTGGCGGCGCGCCACGCTGCGGCGTTCGCCTCGGTCGGCCTGCCGATCTCCTACGACCGGGCCTCGTTCGAGGACCTGCTCGCTGCCATGCGCGTCGACAAGAAGTCCCGCGGCAACACCCTGCGCTTCGTGGTCCTCGACGAGATCGGCAAGCCCGTCGTGCTCAGCGGGCCGTCCGAGGAGCACCTCCGCGCGGCGTACGACGTGATGGCCGGTGCCACCCGGCAGGAGGCCTGA
- the ruvX gene encoding Holliday junction resolvase RuvX, protein MRMGVRLGVDPGDARIGVARCDPMGIIATPVETVPRGEGDLGRLAAILEEENAVEVVMGLPRSLNGTEGPAAVKVREFAGLLARRIAPVPVRLCDERLSTVTAEAQLRSQGRKGQKRRAVVDQVAAVVILQNALDSERARGSAPGEVVAVADDVVNEGEQA, encoded by the coding sequence ATGCGGATGGGAGTGCGCCTCGGCGTCGACCCGGGAGACGCCCGGATCGGCGTGGCGCGGTGCGACCCGATGGGCATCATCGCGACCCCGGTCGAGACGGTCCCGCGTGGCGAGGGCGACCTCGGGCGGCTCGCGGCGATCCTCGAGGAGGAGAACGCCGTCGAGGTCGTCATGGGCCTTCCACGGTCGCTCAACGGCACGGAGGGGCCCGCAGCGGTGAAGGTCCGCGAGTTCGCCGGTCTGCTGGCGCGGCGCATTGCGCCCGTGCCCGTGAGGCTGTGTGATGAGCGACTGAGCACGGTGACGGCGGAGGCCCAGCTGCGGTCCCAGGGCCGGAAGGGCCAGAAGCGCCGCGCAGTGGTCGACCAGGTCGCCGCGGTGGTGATCCTGCAGAACGCGCTCGACTCCGAGAGGGCACGCGGCAGCGCGCCCGGTGAGGTCGTGGCGGTCGCAGACGATGTGGTGAACGAGGGAGAACAGGCGTGA
- a CDS encoding shikimate kinase, with protein MAPRVVLVGPMGAGKSTVARRLGEHWGLGVRDTDQDIEAAAGKPVSEIFVDEGEEHFRALEVAAVATALVEHDGVLALGGGAVLAPVTQEALAGHTVVYLEVGVADAVKRVGLGHGRPLLLGNVRARVMKLLEERAPIYAAVATITVDTNGRTPDDVAAEIIRRVEENA; from the coding sequence GTGGCTCCGCGCGTCGTCCTCGTCGGTCCGATGGGGGCAGGCAAGTCGACCGTCGCGCGCCGCCTCGGTGAGCACTGGGGCCTCGGCGTCCGCGACACCGACCAGGACATCGAGGCCGCGGCGGGCAAGCCGGTCAGCGAGATCTTCGTCGACGAGGGCGAGGAGCACTTCCGTGCGCTCGAGGTGGCCGCTGTCGCGACCGCCCTCGTCGAGCACGACGGCGTGCTGGCCCTCGGCGGTGGCGCCGTGCTGGCGCCGGTGACGCAGGAAGCGCTCGCCGGGCACACGGTCGTCTACCTCGAGGTCGGCGTCGCGGACGCGGTCAAGCGTGTCGGCCTCGGCCACGGACGCCCGCTGCTGCTCGGCAACGTCCGCGCACGCGTCATGAAGCTCCTCGAGGAGCGAGCGCCGATCTACGCGGCAGTCGCGACCATCACCGTCGACACCAACGGCCGTACCCCCGACGACGTGGCGGCGGAGATCATCCGTCGCGTGGAGGAGAACGCATGA